One window of the Streptomyces sp. TS71-3 genome contains the following:
- a CDS encoding GNAT family N-acetyltransferase, whose protein sequence is MEIVDDFGLTVAAIEPADLDRDPAPWTLLDRPVPVVRMTNPPPEVWGELARRGFVRKPATLTWVARLGASEDAFLAGIPHKSRQYVHRARRRMAAEGVRETVEDRVSADSLHRFLDLYEAQVSAMRYGVAFARRFSTAILQGPEKYFGVFLHRGDELVGGCLALESPDESAIRVRWSAVTEPARRASYPRAVYCTAMQVAREKGYAWASLGDDPNLYGHLAQAGLFTFKSRMGFTAVASQDFSDPHAWDEADLVLSLDALSAPALMLEYADGTGLATGPASGNGAGSGDGSGAGSAGSGTVRGRPARHPLRARLVIDSRVDVQQFSAAFLSGMVVEPAARG, encoded by the coding sequence ATGGAAATCGTCGACGACTTCGGATTAACCGTGGCGGCCATCGAACCCGCGGATCTCGACCGCGATCCCGCCCCCTGGACCCTTCTCGACCGCCCGGTCCCCGTGGTGCGGATGACGAATCCGCCCCCGGAGGTGTGGGGCGAACTGGCCCGCCGCGGATTCGTTCGAAAACCCGCCACCCTCACCTGGGTGGCCCGCCTCGGGGCCTCCGAGGACGCCTTTCTCGCCGGAATTCCGCACAAGAGCCGCCAGTACGTCCACCGGGCGCGGCGGCGGATGGCGGCCGAGGGCGTCCGGGAGACCGTGGAGGACCGGGTGTCCGCGGACAGCCTGCACCGGTTCCTCGACCTCTACGAGGCGCAGGTCTCCGCGATGCGGTACGGCGTGGCGTTCGCGCGGCGGTTCAGCACGGCCATCCTCCAGGGCCCGGAGAAGTACTTCGGGGTGTTCCTCCACCGCGGTGACGAACTCGTCGGCGGCTGCCTCGCGCTGGAGAGCCCCGACGAGAGCGCGATCCGCGTCCGCTGGTCCGCTGTCACCGAGCCGGCGCGGAGGGCGAGTTACCCGCGGGCCGTGTACTGCACCGCCATGCAGGTGGCCCGGGAGAAGGGGTACGCGTGGGCGTCCCTCGGCGACGACCCGAACCTGTACGGCCACCTCGCCCAGGCGGGCCTGTTCACCTTCAAGAGCCGGATGGGCTTCACGGCCGTCGCCTCCCAGGACTTCTCCGATCCCCACGCCTGGGACGAGGCCGACCTGGTGCTGTCGCTGGACGCGCTGTCGGCACCTGCCCTGATGCTCGAGTACGCGGACGGCACGGGGCTCGCCACGGGTCCCGCCTCCGGGAACGGCGCGGGGAGCGGTGACGGAAGCGGGGCCGGGAGCGCGGGCTCCGGCACGGTGCGGGGCCGCCCGGCGCGCCACCCCCTGCGGGCCCGCCTCGTCATCGACTCCCGGGTCGACGTCCAGCAGTTCTCCGCGGCGTTCCTGTCGGGGATGGTGGTGGAGCCGGCGGCCCGGGGCTGA
- a CDS encoding nitric oxide synthase oxygenase — translation MRPGNSVAMADAGEAEAFLRQYHREIGRADLLYPRLAEVRREIGETGSYTHTPEELAFGARVAWRNSARCIGRLYWQSLQVRDRRHLTDAADVAAECVAHLRTATNGGRIRPVITVFAPDDAAGPPVLIWNEQLVRYAGHLRFEGGYTGDPRGYGLAELATRLGWRPSGGPFDVLPLVVEARHEGPRLFEIPREEVLEVPITHPSLDWFADLALRWHAVPAISNMRLRVGGISYSAAPFNGWYMGTEIGVRNLCDADRYDILPEVGRRLGLDTSCDRTLWRDHALVEVNRAVLHSFDGAGVTIADHHTESARFLKHLAREELAGRSCPADWSWIVPPMSGALTPVFHRYYDEGRPSPDFHLDEAARLRAEGVGPQRDPRIGTRTPARRCPVAHG, via the coding sequence ATGCGTCCGGGTAATTCCGTGGCCATGGCCGACGCCGGAGAGGCGGAGGCGTTCCTCCGCCAGTACCACCGCGAAATCGGCCGGGCCGACCTGCTGTATCCCCGGCTCGCCGAAGTGCGCCGGGAGATCGGCGAGACGGGTTCGTACACGCACACGCCCGAGGAACTCGCCTTCGGCGCGCGGGTGGCGTGGCGGAACTCCGCCCGCTGCATCGGACGCCTCTACTGGCAGAGCCTCCAGGTCCGCGACCGCAGGCACCTCACGGACGCCGCCGACGTGGCCGCCGAGTGCGTCGCCCACCTGCGCACCGCCACGAACGGCGGCCGGATCCGGCCCGTCATCACCGTCTTCGCCCCGGACGACGCGGCCGGTCCGCCCGTGCTGATCTGGAACGAACAACTCGTCAGGTACGCCGGCCACCTCAGGTTCGAGGGCGGCTACACCGGCGACCCGCGCGGCTACGGGCTCGCCGAACTCGCCACCCGCCTCGGCTGGCGGCCCTCCGGCGGGCCGTTCGACGTGCTGCCCCTGGTCGTCGAGGCCAGGCACGAGGGCCCCCGGCTGTTCGAGATCCCCCGCGAGGAGGTGCTCGAAGTCCCGATCACGCACCCGTCCCTCGACTGGTTCGCCGACCTGGCCCTGCGCTGGCACGCCGTGCCCGCGATCTCCAACATGCGGCTGCGCGTCGGCGGGATCTCCTACTCGGCGGCGCCGTTCAACGGCTGGTACATGGGCACGGAGATCGGCGTCCGCAACCTCTGCGACGCCGACCGCTACGACATCCTGCCCGAGGTGGGCCGCCGCCTCGGCCTGGACACCTCCTGTGACCGCACGCTCTGGCGGGACCACGCCCTGGTCGAGGTCAACCGCGCGGTCCTGCACTCCTTCGACGGCGCGGGCGTGACGATCGCCGACCACCACACGGAGTCCGCCCGGTTCCTGAAGCACCTGGCCAGGGAGGAGTTGGCGGGCCGGTCCTGCCCGGCCGACTGGTCGTGGATCGTGCCGCCCATGTCCGGCGCGCTCACGCCGGTCTTCCACCGCTACTACGACGAGGGCCGCCCGAGCCCCGACTTCCACCTCGACGAGGCCGCCCGGCTGCGCGCCGAGGGCGTCGGACCGCAGCGGGACCCCCGCATCGGCACCCGTACGCCGGCGCGCAGGTGCCCGGTGGCGCACGGCTGA
- a CDS encoding DNA-3-methyladenine glycosylase 2 family protein: protein MLDFDTYYRAMASRDARFDGTFYVAVTTTGVYCRPVCGSRTPKRENVRFFRIAAAAEAAGFRACRRCRPEAHPSSPEWNVRGDLVARALRLIAGGAVDEMGVAGVARQLAVSERHLHRQLVAEVGVGPLALALNRRNQVARLLIESSSLPLLDVAFAAGYSSIRQFNDGFRAAFGCSPRELRRARGTAGGAQRAVSGARSGGPGAERAPGAVAGPLALRLRYRPPLAASALLDWFRVRALPGVEEVGDHLLRRTLRLPRGSGRAELDLTGCRADRDAKQQQVTVRLWLTDLRDVTAAVRRCRDLLDLDSDPAAVAEALSGAPWLGPLVRARPGLRVPGCADGFELAVRLLAEQYLPGPGARQLCGWLAARHGEPLTAPDGAPAILFPTPAALAEADLAGALAEAGRTLAEVPAEPPAEPVAAHPDSADPVPAEPAPGTPPQGGPLEPVPEALAACDAVRALATAAADEKLSLARDADREAEVAALLGLPGVEPWTVQRIAMHVLGDPDAFDAADPALQAAVRSLPEAPGSAPDVPGSAPGPPVHPRDLDEHAQRWRPWRSYAVMHLHAATRPPADGERR, encoded by the coding sequence GTGCTGGATTTCGACACCTACTACAGGGCCATGGCCAGCAGAGACGCCCGGTTCGACGGGACCTTCTACGTGGCGGTCACGACCACGGGCGTCTACTGCCGCCCGGTGTGCGGCTCGCGCACGCCGAAGCGGGAGAACGTGCGCTTCTTCCGGATCGCCGCCGCCGCCGAGGCGGCCGGGTTCCGGGCCTGCCGCCGCTGCCGCCCGGAGGCCCACCCCTCCTCGCCCGAGTGGAACGTCCGCGGCGACCTGGTCGCCAGAGCGCTGCGGCTGATCGCGGGCGGGGCGGTGGACGAGATGGGCGTCGCGGGGGTCGCACGGCAGCTCGCCGTGAGCGAGCGCCACCTGCACCGCCAGCTCGTCGCGGAGGTCGGCGTGGGCCCGCTCGCCCTCGCCCTGAACCGCCGCAACCAGGTGGCCAGGCTGCTGATCGAGTCCAGCTCGCTGCCGCTGCTCGACGTCGCCTTCGCGGCCGGGTACTCCAGCATCCGCCAGTTCAACGACGGGTTCCGCGCCGCCTTCGGCTGCTCGCCGCGGGAGCTGCGCAGGGCCAGGGGGACGGCGGGTGGCGCGCAGCGCGCCGTCTCGGGGGCCCGGTCCGGTGGGCCGGGGGCCGAGAGGGCGCCCGGGGCGGTGGCCGGGCCGCTCGCGCTCCGGCTGCGCTACCGCCCCCCGCTCGCGGCCTCCGCGCTGCTCGACTGGTTCCGGGTCAGGGCGCTGCCCGGTGTGGAGGAGGTCGGCGACCACCTGCTCCGCCGGACCCTGCGGCTGCCGCGCGGCAGCGGCCGGGCCGAGCTGGACCTCACCGGCTGCCGCGCCGACCGCGACGCGAAACAGCAGCAGGTGACCGTGCGCCTGTGGCTGACGGACCTGCGCGATGTGACCGCCGCCGTCCGGCGCTGCCGCGACCTCCTCGACCTCGACTCCGACCCGGCCGCCGTCGCCGAAGCGCTGTCAGGGGCCCCCTGGCTCGGCCCGCTCGTGCGGGCGAGGCCGGGCCTGCGCGTGCCGGGCTGTGCCGACGGCTTCGAGCTTGCGGTCCGGCTGCTGGCCGAGCAGTACCTGCCGGGCCCCGGCGCCCGGCAGCTCTGCGGCTGGCTCGCCGCCCGCCACGGCGAGCCCCTGACGGCGCCGGACGGCGCACCCGCCATCCTGTTCCCGACCCCCGCGGCACTGGCCGAGGCCGACCTGGCCGGCGCCCTCGCGGAAGCGGGGCGGACGCTCGCCGAAGTCCCCGCGGAGCCCCCCGCCGAGCCGGTCGCCGCCCATCCGGACTCGGCCGATCCGGTCCCGGCCGAGCCGGCCCCCGGCACACCGCCCCAGGGCGGCCCGCTCGAACCCGTCCCGGAAGCGCTCGCCGCATGCGACGCCGTGCGCGCCCTCGCGACCGCCGCGGCCGACGAGAAGCTGTCCCTGGCGCGGGACGCCGACCGCGAGGCGGAGGTCGCCGCGCTGCTCGGACTGCCCGGCGTCGAACCCTGGACCGTCCAGCGGATCGCCATGCACGTCCTGGGCGACCCGGACGCCTTCGACGCCGCCGACCCGGCTCTCCAGGCGGCCGTCCGCTCCCTGCCCGAGGCGCCGGGCTCCGCGCCCGACGTACCGGGCTCCGCGCCCGGACCCCCCGTCCACCCCCGCGACCTGGACGAGCACGCCCAGCGTTGGCGCCCCTGGCGCTCCTACGCCGTCATGCACCTGCACGCCGCCACCCGGCCGCCGGCAGACGGGGAGCGGCGCTGA